The stretch of DNA AAGCGGCCAAGAAGATCCTGGCGGACGCGGGGTATGGCGGCGGTATCAAGGCTACCTTCCTCCAGGCCACCCTCGCCCGCTACGAGGAGCAGCAGATCGCCATCACGTCTCAGTTGCGCAAGATTGGCATTGAGTCAACGATACGCGTCCTCAATTACCCGGCTACCTTCTTCGACGCTGGCCGCCGCGGTGATTTCGACCTGATGGACATGCCCACGGTCTCCCCTATCGACGACCCGGATGTGTATCTGTCCTTCTACGTGACCGGGAACTCGGAAAACTACGGCAAGTTCAGCGACAAGCAGGTAGACGATCTGTATGCCCGGCAGTCGCGGGAAGTGGACACTGTCAAGCGCAAGGATTTGGCCTTCCAGCTCCAGCGAAGACTTATGGAATTGGCGCCCGCAGTGGTGCATTTGCACCGCCAATACCCGGGCGCGGCATGGCCCGAGTTGCGCGGTTACAAAGGGCCAGGCAAGCTGTATGACAACTACAAGTACGAGGATGTCTGGCTGGCTCGCTAGACCATGTGTGTAGTCCCGTCCTCACGCGCGGCGCCACGCGTGAGGACGGGACTTTCTTACTGAGGGCACGTTATGCGGCTGTACGTCATTCGACGGCTCCTCCAGTTCGTCCCCGTCATGATCGCCGTCTCGATTATCATCTTCGCCATCATGCGGGTGCTTCCTGGAGACGTGGCCTCGCTGGTCATCTCGGGACCGGGTGGAACTGCCGCGGGCGCTACGCCAGCGGACATTGAGCGGGTCCGAAAGGAGTTGGGGCTGGACAGACCCTTGCCGGAGCAATACTTGACCTGGATTTCCGGCTTCGTGCGGCTGGACGCGGGGAACTCGATATGGACACACAGCCCCGTCTTCGATGAAATCAGCCGCCGGTTGCCGCTGACCCTGGAGTTGGCGGTCCTCACCCTTTTGTTCTCCCTTCTATTCGCATTGCCCGCGGGTATTCTTTCCGCCATGCGCCAGGATACATGGGTGGACTACTTCTTCCGCTTTTTCAGCGTGGGGGGGCTTACCTTACCCACCTTCTGGACGGGCACTCTGGTGATTCTGGCGCTGGTGCTCGTGTTTCGGTGGATACCTCCCATTGGCTTTGTGAATTTCTGGGAGGACCCTTTCAAGAACCTGCAGCAGATGGTCTGGCCAGCGGCGGTATTGGGATACTACTTCTCCGCGGTGGTCAGTCGGATGACCCGCTCCAGCATGCTGGAAGTACTCCGCCAGGACTACGTCCGGACGGCGTGGGCCAAGGGGCTCAAAGAAAAAGTCGTCGTCATGCGCCACGCCATGGCCAACGCCCTGTTGCCCGTCATCACCATCAGCGGCATGCAGTTTGGGCAGCTCCTGGGGGGTACTGTCGTAACCGAGACGATCTTCTCTCTGCCAGGTATGGGCAGC from Dehalococcoidia bacterium encodes:
- a CDS encoding ABC transporter permease, with translation MRLYVIRRLLQFVPVMIAVSIIIFAIMRVLPGDVASLVISGPGGTAAGATPADIERVRKELGLDRPLPEQYLTWISGFVRLDAGNSIWTHSPVFDEISRRLPLTLELAVLTLLFSLLFALPAGILSAMRQDTWVDYFFRFFSVGGLTLPTFWTGTLVILALVLVFRWIPPIGFVNFWEDPFKNLQQMVWPAAVLGYYFSAVVSRMTRSSMLEVLRQDYVRTAWAKGLKEKVVVMRHAMANALLPVITISGMQFGQLLGGTVVTETIFSLPGMGSQLIDALVFRDYPIVQTVILIMSLWFLVVNLVVDLLYGLLDPRIRYS